One Kineosporia sp. NBRC 101731 genomic region harbors:
- a CDS encoding cold-shock protein: MAQGTVKWFNAEKGFGFISVDEGGADVFVHWSAIQMDGYRSLDEGQRVEFEVTQGQKGPQAEAVRAAS; encoded by the coding sequence ATGGCACAGGGCACCGTCAAGTGGTTCAACGCCGAAAAGGGATTCGGCTTCATCTCGGTCGACGAGGGCGGCGCCGACGTCTTCGTCCACTGGTCGGCCATCCAGATGGACGGCTACCGCTCGCTGGACGAAGGCCAGCGTGTGGAGTTCGAGGTCACGCAGGGCCAGAAGGGCCCGCAGGCCGAGGCCGTGCGGGCAGCTTCCTGA